The following is a genomic window from Planctomycetota bacterium.
CCCGCCGTGGGGATCACCACGCACGGGTTGTCGTCGTGCCGTCGCAGGTGCTCATAGAGCGCCTCGACGGCCTCCTGCTGATAGGGACGCAGTTGCATCATGAGATTTCCACCAGGACGGCGTATTCGCCGGGTCTTCCGTTGCGCTGTGCATAGAGCCACCTCAACCGCGCATCGCCGTCGTCCATGCCCAGGGCGTCCGCCACGCCGTCGCGGACGTGCTTGAGCGCGGCGGCGAGGTTGTCCGAATCGAGCCGGCGCGGCCCGATGCGCGTCAGCCGCACGATGATCTTCCGCCCACCCGTGCCCGGCGGCAGCGGGGCGAGGGCCGCCCGGACGAGAAGCCGGGCGGCCTCGCGTGCCTCGCGCGCCCTGCGGGCGCGCCGCGCCCAGTGGCCGCGAAGGTTCGGCTCGGACCACGTGCGGATGGGAAGCAGCACCTCCGTCATCCGCGCCTCCACGGAAAATCTCCTCGCATTGGTTCGCTTTGCGCTGCCCTGCCACGCATTGCGCCGCCGCGACGCGCCTTGCCCCGCCAGCCCGCGCTGTGCTGGGTTATTCTTCCTTCCATGCGGTCACCACGAACTTTCCGAACGGGCCCTTGCACGCGGGCCGGAAATCGCCCAATCCGATGCGCTTGCCTGCGGCGTCGACGATGTCGCGCACCAGCACGGCGCTGATCATCTCGGTGTCGATGTTGACCGTGAAAGAGAGCCGCCAGTCGTGGAAGCACGGCCGGTGGCAGAGAATCCGCCCTCCCG
Proteins encoded in this region:
- a CDS encoding endodeoxyribonuclease RusA, with translation MTEVLLPIRTWSEPNLRGHWARRARRAREAREAARLLVRAALAPLPPGTGGRKIIVRLTRIGPRRLDSDNLAAALKHVRDGVADALGMDDGDARLRWLYAQRNGRPGEYAVLVEIS